One Bacteroidales bacterium DNA window includes the following coding sequences:
- a CDS encoding ABC transporter ATP-binding protein, whose product MIRAENIHKSYGNLHVLKGIDLEIAKGEIVSVVGASGAGKSTLLHILGTLDRTDKGSVFIDNKRIDTMPERELSDFRNRNIGFVFQFHHLLPEFTAIENVCIPAYIGRILRSEAERKAIELLTYLNLRDRMEHKPSELSGGEQQRIAVARALINKPKVILADEPSGNLDSKSAKELHQLFFDLREKFNQTFIIVTHNLELADMADRKLTIIDGKIL is encoded by the coding sequence ATGATTCGGGCTGAAAACATTCACAAATCTTATGGAAACCTTCATGTGCTCAAAGGCATTGACCTGGAGATTGCAAAAGGTGAAATTGTTTCGGTTGTCGGTGCTTCGGGGGCCGGGAAATCAACCCTGCTGCATATCCTCGGCACACTTGATCGTACTGATAAGGGAAGTGTTTTTATTGACAATAAGAGAATTGATACGATGCCGGAGAGAGAATTATCTGACTTCCGAAACAGAAACATTGGGTTTGTCTTCCAGTTTCATCATCTTCTACCTGAGTTCACTGCCATCGAAAATGTGTGCATCCCTGCATATATCGGGAGAATTTTACGCTCCGAAGCTGAAAGAAAAGCGATCGAACTTCTTACCTATCTTAATCTTCGGGACAGGATGGAGCACAAACCTTCAGAACTTTCGGGAGGTGAACAACAACGAATAGCCGTGGCCAGGGCGTTGATTAATAAACCAAAAGTTATCCTTGCCGATGAACCGTCGGGTAACCTCGATTCCAAGTCAGCCAAAGAGTTGCATCAGCTCTTCTTTGATCTGCGCGAAAAGTTTAACCAGACCTTTATTATCGTGACCCATAACCTCGAACTTGCCGACATGGCTGACCGGAAACTGACCATTATTGACGGGAAAATTTTATAG
- a CDS encoding tetratricopeptide repeat protein, with product MRSCKPIIYRISLLLFSFFIIVLPVSGQSPDKATLYNEKVNQAEKLFFEKNYQQAKKTFQEARKLKPDERHPAARISEINKILGIQEEDNTEFSQAVTKADAFYKEEKYAQALDAYMAANDIAPGDEHVTARVIELNKLLREKQAKEKGYEAAMKLGSQFYENRQLDKAKEQIEIALSYDPASLDAKSKLAEISKILEVREQYENAVKEADDLYVDQDYDAAKLAYNRALSIKPTESYPQNMILRIDEMIMKKESDALALENSYKEAVLKGDEHFLADEYELAKSYFEEASRLKPAESYPRARITEINNLFAELEVKEQQYLQAVAQGDDHFSRQSWDAALAEYHRAEKLKPGEPYPGEKIAEITGVLSGLTDAEYQSVMAQGEILLQQKSYDQAILTFQKAIELKPGENLPKDKISEINGILADFAQAEENYQTVIATGNQLLAVKDYEKAIETFSKASAMRPEDEYPKSRIAEINTILAGIEAVEADYQEAIKAGDEFFRGKSYESALAEFQKASELKREEVYPKIRISEITALLATISESEAEYQFIIKEANQLLDQKNYNQALTEFQKASNLKPEEMFPKSKITEINSLLAELAEMEVTYQATINLGDQLFGQKEYNQSLAEFQKASNLKPDENYPKEKIAEINTLLAGLAETDAAYQAAITRGDQLFSQKEYDQALAEFEKASSLKPEENYAKEKIAEINTLLAGLAETDAAYQAAITRGDQLFGQKSYDQAVAEFQKASDLKPEENYPKSKITEINTLLAGLAETDAAYQAAITRGDQLFSQKEYDQAVAEFQKASSLKPVENYPKEKIAEINTLLAGLAETDAAYQAAITRGDQLFLQKDYDQAVAEFQKASNLKPDENYPKEKIAEINTLLTGLAETDAAYQAAITRGDQLFGQKSYDQAVAEFQKASDLKPDENYPKEKITEINTLLAGLAETDAAYQAAITLGDQLFGQKEYNQSLAEFQKASDLKPEEIYPKSKIDEISTIFRKIAETNTAYESAIEIGEQFVKEEKFDLAKAEFQKATELKPAEEYPKNKLIEIDALAAELAEKQLQYNNFITAGDFHYDAGNLHEAKVSYNSALAIFPNSSYPKDKTAAIDVTLREELERIQKEYNAAVAEADRLFGTKAYDDAINQYQIASGIKPDETYPQSRISEITKIIEANVVVDVVKTIEIVESNVVSKYGFSPVPRQGRRESYIILKARNLSEHDFRVFLNYGKDETNNGGFVINIPNSVQTRDYIVKVGGQYRWFSEDNNWISLQPEGGNVEVSMIQISQE from the coding sequence ATGCGCAGTTGTAAACCTATTATATACAGAATCAGTCTTTTACTTTTCTCCTTTTTTATCATTGTCCTTCCCGTTTCGGGTCAAAGTCCCGACAAGGCTACCCTTTATAACGAAAAGGTGAACCAGGCCGAAAAGCTATTTTTTGAAAAGAACTATCAGCAGGCAAAAAAGACTTTTCAGGAGGCACGTAAACTTAAACCCGATGAGCGTCACCCTGCGGCCAGAATTTCGGAGATCAATAAAATTTTGGGTATTCAGGAAGAGGATAATACGGAGTTTTCTCAGGCAGTTACAAAAGCCGACGCATTTTATAAGGAGGAAAAGTACGCTCAGGCGCTCGATGCATACATGGCTGCAAATGATATTGCACCGGGTGATGAACATGTGACAGCAAGAGTTATTGAACTCAATAAATTACTTAGGGAAAAGCAGGCAAAGGAAAAAGGATATGAGGCCGCGATGAAGCTAGGTTCTCAATTCTATGAGAATAGGCAGCTGGATAAGGCAAAAGAGCAGATTGAAATTGCACTCTCTTATGATCCGGCATCTTTGGATGCAAAATCCAAATTGGCCGAAATAAGCAAGATTTTAGAAGTCAGAGAACAGTATGAAAATGCGGTAAAAGAGGCTGATGATTTGTATGTTGACCAGGATTATGACGCTGCTAAGTTGGCTTACAATCGGGCACTTAGCATCAAACCAACAGAGAGTTATCCTCAGAACATGATCCTTCGCATCGACGAAATGATCATGAAAAAAGAAAGTGATGCACTCGCACTGGAAAATTCCTATAAAGAAGCTGTTTTAAAAGGTGATGAGCATTTTCTGGCCGATGAATATGAATTGGCAAAATCCTATTTTGAGGAGGCATCAAGACTCAAACCAGCTGAATCCTATCCACGGGCAAGAATTACAGAGATCAATAACCTGTTTGCTGAGCTGGAGGTGAAAGAACAACAATACCTGCAGGCTGTTGCCCAGGGTGATGACCATTTTTCCAGGCAATCCTGGGATGCTGCTTTGGCCGAATATCACCGGGCCGAAAAACTCAAACCCGGGGAGCCCTACCCCGGGGAAAAGATTGCAGAAATTACAGGAGTGCTTTCGGGTTTAACTGATGCAGAGTACCAATCCGTCATGGCTCAAGGCGAGATACTTTTACAACAAAAGAGCTATGACCAGGCTATATTAACCTTTCAAAAAGCAATAGAACTGAAGCCTGGCGAGAATTTACCAAAGGATAAAATTTCTGAAATCAATGGTATCCTGGCAGACTTTGCACAGGCTGAAGAAAATTACCAAACGGTTATCGCAACCGGGAATCAACTCCTTGCGGTTAAAGATTATGAAAAGGCCATTGAAACATTTTCTAAAGCATCGGCAATGCGACCGGAAGATGAATATCCTAAATCCAGGATTGCTGAGATTAACACCATTTTAGCGGGTATAGAAGCCGTTGAAGCTGATTACCAGGAGGCCATCAAAGCTGGTGATGAATTTTTTCGGGGTAAAAGCTATGAATCTGCGCTGGCAGAGTTTCAGAAAGCATCTGAATTAAAACGTGAAGAGGTATATCCAAAAATCAGAATTTCAGAGATCACTGCGTTGTTGGCTACCATAAGCGAGTCCGAAGCTGAATATCAGTTTATTATCAAAGAGGCCAATCAGTTGCTGGATCAAAAAAATTATAATCAGGCTTTAACGGAGTTCCAGAAAGCAAGCAATCTGAAACCGGAAGAGATGTTTCCTAAATCAAAAATCACCGAAATCAACAGCCTGCTTGCTGAACTTGCTGAAATGGAAGTTACCTATCAGGCAACCATTAACCTTGGTGACCAATTGTTTGGACAAAAAGAATACAACCAGTCATTGGCAGAATTTCAAAAAGCCTCCAACCTGAAACCGGACGAAAACTATCCGAAGGAAAAAATTGCGGAGATCAACACCCTTCTGGCCGGACTTGCCGAGACGGATGCCGCTTATCAGGCAGCCATTACCCGGGGCGACCAGCTTTTCTCGCAGAAGGAGTACGATCAGGCTTTGGCTGAATTTGAAAAAGCCTCCAGTTTGAAGCCGGAAGAAAACTATGCGAAGGAAAAAATTGCGGAGATCAACACCCTTCTTGCCGGACTTGCAGAGACGGATGCCGCTTACCAGGCTGCCATTACCCGGGGCGACCAGCTTTTTGGACAAAAGAGTTACGATCAGGCTGTAGCTGAATTTCAGAAAGCCTCCGACCTGAAGCCGGAAGAAAACTACCCGAAATCGAAAATCACAGAGATCAACACCCTTCTGGCCGGACTTGCTGAAACCGATGCCGCTTACCAGGCAGCCATTACCCGGGGCGACCAGCTTTTCTCGCAGAAGGAGTACGATCAGGCTGTGGCTGAATTTCAGAAAGCATCCAGCTTGAAACCGGTCGAAAACTATCCGAAGGAAAAAATTGCGGAGATCAACACCCTTCTGGCCGGACTTGCCGAGACGGATGCCGCTTACCAGGCAGCCATTACCCGGGGCGACCAGCTTTTCTTACAGAAGGATTACGATCAGGCTGTGGCTGAATTTCAAAAAGCCTCCAATCTGAAACCGGACGAAAACTATCCGAAGGAAAAAATTGCGGAGATCAACACCCTTCTGACCGGACTTGCTGAAACCGATGCCGCTTACCAGGCAGCCATTACCCGGGGAGACCAGCTTTTTGGACAAAAGAGTTACGATCAGGCTGTGGCTGAATTTCAAAAAGCCTCCGACCTGAAACCGGACGAAAACTATCCGAAGGAAAAAATCACAGAGATCAACACCCTTCTGGCCGGACTTGCTGAAACCGATGCCGCTTACCAGGCAGCGATTACCCTGGGCGACCAGTTGTTTGGACAAAAAGAATACAACCAGTCATTGGCAGAATTTCAGAAAGCCTCCGACCTGAAACCGGAAGAAATTTACCCGAAATCGAAAATTGATGAGATTAGCACAATTTTCAGAAAAATAGCTGAAACCAATACAGCCTATGAATCTGCAATTGAAATAGGTGAACAGTTTGTAAAGGAGGAGAAATTTGACCTGGCCAAAGCCGAGTTTCAAAAAGCCACAGAACTTAAACCTGCAGAGGAATACCCAAAAAACAAACTGATCGAGATTGATGCGTTGGCTGCCGAATTGGCTGAAAAGCAACTGCAATACAATAATTTTATTACTGCAGGCGACTTTCATTACGATGCCGGAAACCTGCACGAAGCTAAGGTTTCATATAATTCAGCATTGGCCATATTTCCAAACAGCAGTTATCCTAAAGATAAAACTGCAGCGATTGATGTAACCCTTCGGGAAGAACTGGAGCGTATCCAGAAAGAATACAATGCTGCTGTTGCCGAAGCTGACCGACTGTTTGGGACAAAAGCCTACGACGATGCCATCAATCAGTATCAAATTGCATCTGGCATAAAACCCGATGAAACCTATCCTCAAAGCCGGATTTCGGAGATTACCAAAATCATTGAGGCCAATGTGGTGGTGGATGTAGTGAAGACCATCGAAATTGTGGAATCCAATGTTGTTTCAAAGTACGGCTTTTCTCCGGTTCCCAGACAGGGACGCAGGGAGAGTTATATCATTTTGAAAGCCAGAAATTTGAGTGAACACGACTTCCGTGTCTTTCTCAATTATGGTAAAGATGAAACCAA